Proteins encoded by one window of Rutidosis leptorrhynchoides isolate AG116_Rl617_1_P2 chromosome 7, CSIRO_AGI_Rlap_v1, whole genome shotgun sequence:
- the LOC139859035 gene encoding uncharacterized protein, which yields MLAHVVPAYWFTGGEIYGVHGGMVELDQLALRNRNQETLKIISLPTDSQIIDEEKKKNLESVGPTPSPDSFLGPNWSSDDFTTGQVWAAYSGKDSMPRQYVLIKNMISPTRLSVTFLEPEPVLEIETSWKNRNLPIVCGKFRAKDVIINVDLRQFSHLVNYFKSTSSFNSPLYKIYPLNGEIWAVYKNWKSGWNEVDYGNFKCWVVEILSNFSDGEKIMAARLGEVKGCLTFFEQLQGEDGFEMVRAFSKRDMLCFSHRIPAFRMPGIGGHGIPESSWHLEPVALPTNNQG from the coding sequence ATGTTGGCTCATGTTGTTCCTGCATATTGGTTCACGGGTGGTGAGATTTATGGGGTCCATGGTGGCATGGTTGAGCTTGATCAGTTAGCCCTAAGAAACCGTAATCAAGAAACGTTGAAAATCATAAGTTTACCAACCGATTCTCAAATCATAGATGAAGAAAAAAAGAAAAATCTTGAATCCGTGGGTCCTACACCGAGCCCTGACTCGTTTTTGGGCCCTAACTGGTCTTCGGATGACTTCACAACGGGCCAAGTTTGGGCTGCATACTCTGGCAAAGACTCGATGCCTCGCCAATATGTTCTCATAAAAAACATGATCTCACCGACTCGATTATCAGTGACATTTTTAGAACCCGAACCTGTTCTTGAAATCGAAACGAGTTGGAAAAATCGAAACTTGCCTATTGTATGCGGAAAATTCAGAGCAAAAGATGTTATTATCAACGTTGACTTAAGGCAATTCTCACATTTAGTCAACTATTTTAAAAGCACCAGCAGTTTTAATTCTCCCCTTTACAAGATTTACCCATTAAATGGTGAGATTTGGGCGGTTTACAAAAACTGGAAATCGGGATGGAATGAGGTGGATTACGGTAACTTCAAGTGTTGGGTGGTTGAGATTTTGTCTAATTTTAGTGACGGTGAGAAAATAATGGCGGCTAGATTGGGAGAAGTCAAAGGTTGTTTGACTTTTTTCGAGCAGTTGCAAGGTGAAGATGGGTTTGAAATGGTTCGTGCGTTTTCAAAGAGAGATATGTTGTGTTTTTCACACCGTATACCGGCTTTTCGTATGCCTGGAATCGGAGGACACGGGATCCCAGAAAGTTCTTGGCATTTAGAACCAGTTGCTTTACCAACGAACAATCAAGGCTAA